From a single Rickettsia endosymbiont of Cantharis rufa genomic region:
- a CDS encoding DUF2442 domain-containing protein has protein sequence MLHVIFVRYIDNYYLELVFDNGTKGIINLYPHLKGSIFEPLQDKNLFNKVTIDEESQTISWSNGADFTPEFLKENLESV, from the coding sequence ATGCTGCATGTAATATTTGTAAGATATATTGACAATTATTATTTAGAATTAGTTTTTGATAATGGAACAAAAGGTATTATAAATCTATATCCACATCTTAAAGGGTCAATTTTTGAACCGCTTCAAGATAAAAATTTATTTAATAAGGTAACAATAGACGAAGAATCACAGACTATTAGTTGGTCTAACGGTGCAGATTTTACTCCGGAATTTTTAAAAGAGAATTTAGAATCTGTTTGA
- a CDS encoding 3-hydroxyacyl-CoA dehydrogenase/enoyl-CoA hydratase family protein, with product MQNKIKKVCVIGSGVMGSGIAALIANSSNKVVLLDIAAKDSDDPNKIVKAAKENLHKQKPPPLSFPDKENFITIGNLEHDLDLIKECDLVIEVIVEKLEIKHQLYNKIIPYLKEDAIIASNTSTLPLKRLKENLPDNIKSRFVITHFFNPPRYMELLELIIAPTVKPEAIERVSGFLTKILGKTIVKCNDTPGFIANRVGCFLLELVVRKAIKKQLDFVTIDKIFTSCLGLPSTGIFGLYDLIGHDVMKLISSSLLASLSSNDAYHKIYINTLVLDKMIKQKLIGRKGGGGFYRLSVSNDKKIKEVINISDLSYIPVQKVDILFNSLDELLASDSVYGKFFSEIITESYIYLASLVPSVTDNIYDIDAAMKLGYSWKYGPFELLTIAAKDGWDLVIKNASLMYISLPPYLANKEYQKIDKQKFNSHKDILQESQIVLENDSAKLINYHENFIFVITTKMNCLNHNVFYLLQEAASKAENDGKNLYIYPQGNNFSAGADLKLLLPYIEEGNFHDLENLLKLGQQTMLHLKYSGVHIVSCAKGVALGGGCELLLHSSYIVANQELSAGLVELGVGLIPGWGGVTEMFARSKGDKTKIIRNIRNILEQNKSSSADYFKADYDVENMQINMNKNYILEEALELNLAKKIVPIPYKITLPKVILANEIDTSKYNDLPNKVLSKFQNIIDKHHETNEEELLTYEREIFLELAKDLKTIEKLKSIVGY from the coding sequence ATGCAAAATAAAATAAAAAAAGTTTGTGTTATCGGCTCAGGAGTTATGGGGTCAGGGATTGCTGCCTTAATTGCTAATTCATCTAACAAAGTTGTATTGTTGGATATTGCAGCTAAAGATTCCGATGATCCTAATAAAATAGTCAAAGCTGCTAAAGAAAATTTGCATAAACAAAAACCTCCTCCTTTATCTTTTCCTGATAAAGAAAATTTCATTACTATCGGTAATTTAGAACATGATTTAGATTTAATTAAAGAATGTGATTTAGTTATTGAAGTTATTGTTGAGAAGTTGGAAATAAAACATCAATTATATAATAAAATTATTCCTTATCTTAAAGAAGATGCAATTATCGCTTCTAATACCTCTACATTACCGCTTAAAAGACTTAAAGAGAATTTACCGGATAATATCAAATCTAGATTTGTTATTACGCATTTCTTCAATCCCCCAAGATATATGGAGTTATTAGAGTTAATTATTGCCCCTACAGTAAAGCCTGAAGCCATAGAAAGAGTATCAGGGTTCCTAACGAAAATTCTTGGTAAGACTATAGTAAAATGTAATGACACTCCGGGCTTTATAGCGAATAGAGTAGGGTGTTTTTTACTGGAGTTAGTTGTAAGAAAAGCTATAAAAAAGCAGCTTGATTTTGTTACCATAGATAAAATATTCACTTCATGTCTTGGACTACCGAGTACTGGAATTTTCGGTTTATATGATCTGATCGGGCATGATGTAATGAAACTAATATCTAGCTCACTGCTTGCTTCTCTTTCTTCAAATGATGCGTACCATAAAATATATATAAACACACTTGTTCTTGATAAGATGATTAAGCAGAAATTAATCGGGCGTAAAGGCGGCGGTGGGTTTTATCGTTTATCGGTATCAAACGATAAAAAGATTAAAGAAGTTATCAATATAAGCGATTTATCTTATATCCCTGTTCAAAAAGTAGATATTTTATTTAATAGTCTTGATGAGCTTCTTGCGAGTGATTCGGTTTATGGCAAGTTTTTCAGTGAGATTATCACGGAATCTTATATTTATTTAGCAAGCTTAGTACCATCTGTAACCGATAATATTTATGATATAGATGCTGCTATGAAACTTGGTTATAGCTGGAAATACGGTCCTTTTGAATTATTGACTATAGCGGCTAAAGATGGCTGGGACTTAGTAATCAAAAATGCCAGTTTAATGTATATATCACTCCCGCCGTATTTAGCCAATAAAGAATATCAAAAAATTGATAAACAAAAATTTAATTCTCACAAAGATATTTTACAAGAAAGTCAGATAGTATTAGAAAACGATTCTGCAAAGCTAATAAATTATCATGAAAATTTCATTTTCGTTATTACTACCAAGATGAATTGTTTAAATCATAACGTGTTTTACTTACTTCAAGAAGCAGCGAGTAAAGCTGAAAATGATGGTAAAAATCTTTATATTTATCCACAAGGAAATAATTTTTCTGCCGGTGCAGATTTAAAGCTTCTTCTTCCCTATATTGAAGAAGGAAATTTTCATGATCTAGAAAATTTATTGAAGCTAGGGCAACAAACTATGTTGCACTTAAAATATTCGGGAGTTCATATTGTTAGTTGTGCCAAAGGGGTAGCACTTGGAGGAGGGTGTGAGCTGCTACTGCACTCAAGCTATATTGTAGCAAATCAGGAACTGAGTGCTGGACTCGTAGAACTTGGTGTTGGTTTAATACCCGGGTGGGGCGGTGTTACTGAAATGTTTGCTCGAAGCAAAGGAGATAAAACTAAAATAATTAGAAATATCAGAAATATTTTAGAGCAGAATAAATCAAGTTCAGCCGATTATTTTAAAGCAGATTATGATGTAGAGAATATGCAAATAAATATGAACAAGAATTACATTTTGGAAGAAGCTTTAGAACTAAATCTAGCTAAAAAAATAGTACCGATCCCGTATAAAATTACTTTGCCTAAAGTAATTTTAGCAAATGAAATAGATACGTCAAAATATAATGATCTACCAAATAAAGTACTTAGCAAATTCCAAAATATTATTGATAAACACCATGAAACAAATGAAGAAGAATTACTTACCTATGAGCGGGAAATATTTTTAGAACTCGCAAAAGATCTAAAAACTATAGAGAAGCTGAAATCGATTGTGGGGTATTGA